A stretch of Vespa velutina chromosome 8, iVesVel2.1, whole genome shotgun sequence DNA encodes these proteins:
- the LOC124951149 gene encoding centrosomal protein of 131 kDa produces MSAVININHPKLSSKPPIKKYPPGRMNPKEMATGVIFEERNDLDDSYHPIESSDFVDNAETTVSETDKCVNDVKMKMRSLEISDCNQNLIEPNNSSFEQLCKMINDLEGNIIEDVPGSRHFDAASITDNRGEVPSLNMRYSNQLEPEKDHCKDKCGSIGATYEDIMSFLATLEDGITRIREKKRKKLLFLPTTFHREYYCTFQCLYLRCIHFIIIIFQQTQIAFVDYPNEVHANRTEPVTSAIIQDIFIKDKFSSYLDHNKCDPLRNYFSNAFKDDLSTAQLQLEEKEATIKLLKNELKNEREAACEKLNVENKKHVSRLETQEKKYQTIVKRHQKFMEKLISEKTDLTDKCNSLAQRIKEIESKAEKDMKVCTDRHLVELQRAKEHFAASEKIRRERWLEARTSKIKEMTVKGLEPELRSMVEQHQLEIQEIRSTHIKELQDSELRIIRRSNQQLEQLRLELTASHEKVLASEKNILWTRYKEKLEEQEEQFRTERIKFAEDLERERNRFDEELAKRDMEKDTIIRQTYTRLQKELEDEKLKHQAEKEALRESLQMEWTEWLENYKKQQIIKLEKSENKIREESQRERDRQIELAIGRLEKEARDMKTVVQQSYESKLRSVKEKYEMELHIATDNEKIHKQALISMENKLAQTENRLKTMKNKLEECVNNLSNKNVLIETLTAERDNAKGIARREIEGEKRVLEDKIASLFQELTQNNANKEMLMSQLYSRVKLIITQKVLTIKNLSKELEGVNAKCGHLEKLLDQQRKEYILKSL; encoded by the exons atgag TGCGGTGATAAACATAAATCATCCGAAGCTGAGCAGTAAGCCACCGATAAAGAAGTATCCTCCGGGTAGGATGAATCCAAAGGAAATGGCCACTGGTGTTATCTTTGAGGAACGGAACGATCTCGACGATTCGTATCATCCCATAGAGTCGAGCGATTTCGTCGACAACGCGGAGACAACCGTATCGGAGACGGACAAATGTGTGAACGacgttaaaatgaaaatgcgAAGTCTGGAAATTAGCGACTGTAATCAGAATCTAATAGAACCGAATAACAGCTCGTTCGAGCAATTATGCAAAATGATAAATGACCTGGAGGGAAATATTATCGAGGACGTTCCTGGATCGAGGCACTTCGACGCAGCTTCGATCACCGACAATCGCGGTGAAGTACCATCCTTAAATATGAGATATAGTAATCAA CTCGAGCCGGAGAAAGATCATTGCAAAGATAAATGTGGATCAATCGGAGCGACCTACGAAGATATAATGTCGTTTTTAGCGACGCTCGAAGACGGTATAACAAGaattagggaaaaaaaaagaaagaaattactttttttaccGACAACTTTCCACCGGGAGTAtta TTGTACGTTTCAATGTTTGTACCTTCGttgtatacattttataattatcatttttcaacaAACACAAATCGCGTTCGTAGATTATCCGAACGAAGTACACGCAAATCGAACGGAACCAGTTACGAGTGCGATCAttcaagatatatttataaaggacaagttttcttcttatttagaTCATAATAA gTGTGATcctttaagaaattatttctcaaaCGCGTTCAAAGACGACTTAAGTACGGCGCAGTTACAattggaggagaaggaggcaacgattaaattattgaagaacgaattaaaaaatgaaagagaagcaGCCTGCGAGAAATTaaacgtagaaaataaaaaacacgtTTCGAGGCTCGAgacgcaagaaaaaaaatatcaaacgatCGTGAAGAGACATCAAAAGTTTATGGAAAAGCTCATTTCGGAGAAGACAGATTTAACCGATAAATGTAATTCGTTGGCACAAAGAATCAAGGAAATCGAATCGAAGGCGGAAAAGGATATGAAAGTTTGTACGGATAGGCATCTCGTCGAATTGCAACGAGCAAAGGAACATTTCGCGGCCTCCGAAAAGATAAGACGAGAGCGATGGTTAGAGGCAAGAACATCGAAAATAAAG GAAATGACGGTGAAGGGATTAGAACCCGAATTACGAAGCATGGTCGAACAACATCAGCTGGAGATTCAGGAGATACGAAGCACTCACATAAAGGAACTTCAAGATTCAGAGCTACGCATAATACGTCGCTCGAACCAGCAGCTAGAACAATTACGTTTAGAACTTACAGCTAGTCACGAAAAAGTATTAGCGAGCGAAAAGAATATCCTATGGACCAG GTATAAGGAGAAGCTAGAGGAACAGGAGGAACAGTTTCGTACggaaagaattaaattcgCGGAGGATTTAGAACGCGAAAGGAACAGGTTCGATGAGGAACTAGCTAAACGCGACATGGAGAAAGATACGATTATACGACAAACGTACACCCGGTTACAG AAAGAATTAGAGGATGAGAAGCTAAAACACCAAGCTGAAAAGGAGGCTCTTCGGGAGAGCCTGCAAATGGAATGGACGGAATGGTTAGAGAATTACAAGAaacaacaaataataaaactagaaaaatcggaaaataaaataagagaggAAAGTCAGAGAGAACGTGATAGACAAATCGAGCTCGCTATCGGTCGTCTTGAGAAGGAAGCTCGAGATATGAAAACGGTAGTTCAGCAAAGCTATGAAAGTAAATTAAG GtctgtgaaagagaaatacgaaATGGAATTGCACATTGCAACTGATAATGAGAAGATCCACAAACAAGCATTAATATCGATGGAAAATAAACTTGCACAAACagaaaatagattaaaaacgatgaaaaataaactcGAAGAATGCGTAAATAATTTGAGCAATAAAAATGTG ttgATAGAAACTTTAACAGCCGAAAGGGACAATGCGAAAGGAATCGCTCGACGAGAaattgaaggagaaaaaagagtttTAGAGGACAAAATTGCTTCGTTGTTTCAAGAATTAACGCAAAACAATGCCAACAAAGAAATGTTAATGTCACAATTGTACAGCAG ggttaaattgataataactcAAAAAGTTTTAActataaaaaatctttctaaGGAACTCGAAGGAGTCAATGCTAAATGCGgacatttagaaaaattattggatcaacaacgaaaagaatacattttaaaatctttataa